AGACTCGTCGTCCGGAGCGGACCGCGCGCGCTGCACGCGCCCGCGTCGCCGCATCTCCGCTGACGACGCTGGCGACGCTGACGCAATCCGCCGATGACGATACGGCGCTCGACTCGGATTTCTCTTTGGAGCAGGCGGCGCTCACCTGGTCGCATCGGCTGGGAAGTGACGACGCCTTCGATACGCCTGGCGTGATGCGGTTCGGGTCCGTCAAGGTGCAGCAGTCGATTGTCGAGCGCGTCGTCAAGGCGGCGCAGACGACCGAAATGGACCCGGCGCTGCTCATGGCCATCGCCGACAAGGAGTCGAATTTCTCCTCCACCGCGAAGGCGCGGACGTCTTCCGCCAGCGGACTCTTCCAATTCGTCGAGAAGACCTGGCTTAAGGCGATGAAAACCTTCGGTTGGCGCCATGGGCACGGCGAGACGGCGGCGGTGATCGCCAGCGACGATTCGGCGCGCGTCAGCGGACAGAAGCGGGCGCAAATCCTGGGCTTGCGCAACGATCCCTATCTTTCCGCGGTTCTCGCCGCCGAAATGCTTAAGAAGGACAGCACCAGGATCGCCGAGAAGATCGGCCGTCCTCTGACCCGCGGCGAAACCTACCTCATCCACTTCCTGGGTCCGGACGACGCCGAGCGCTTCATGCGGACCATGGACGAGGCGCCGCACACGTCGGCGGCGTCGCTACTGCCGAGGCCGGCGCGCGCCAACAGGCCGATCTTCTATGAGCAGCAAGGCCGCCGGCTCAAAGTTCGCTCTGTCCAGGAGGTGCACGAGGCCTTCGAGACGATGATGGACAAGCGCACCAGCCGCTATGAGGACGTCGCTGCAAAACTGCCGGGCGGCGCCACCGCCTATGCCGAATAGGCGAGCGCCCGAGGTCGCCGCCGGTCTAGGCTGAGACGACGGCGGTCTTTCCCATCATCAGGTCGAGATTTTGCACCGCCGCGCCAGCCGCGCCCTTGCCGAGATTATCGAGCCGGGCGATGAGAAGCGCGTGGCGGCGCGCCTCATTGCCGATGACAAAAACCTCCATGTCGTCGGCGCCATTCAGCGCCAGCGGGTCGAGCTTGCCGCTTGTCGGCGCGGCCGCCAGCCGGACATGTTTCGCCTCCGCGTAGTGACCCGCATAGGCGGCTTCGAAATCCTCGGCTTTGGGCTTGCCGGGCAAGGCGTCGAGCGCGAGCGGTATCGAGACCAGCATGCCTTGCCTGAAATTGCCGACCGAGGGCACGAAAAGCGGCCGCTCGGAAAGCTGCGAATAGGCCATGATTTCCGGCACATGTTTGTGCTCGAGCCCGAGCGCGTAGAGCTCGAAGGCCGGCGCTTCGCCGCGCTCATAGGCTTCGATCATCTGCCGTCCGCCGCCCGAATAGCCCGAGATCGCGTTGATCGTCAGCGGCTGGTCCGACCGGATAAGCCCGGCGTCGACGAGCGGGCGAATGAGCGCGATCGCGCCCGTGGCATAGCAGCCGACATTGGCCACGCGGCGCGCGCGGGCGATCGCCGCCGCCTGTCCTTTGCAAAGCTCGGCGAAGCCGTAGACCCAACCCTCCGCCACGCGATGGGCGGTGGAGGCGTCGAGCAGGCGCGGGCTCTCATCGCCGAGCGCGTCGCAGAGCGCGACGGTTTCCCTGGCCGCGTCGTCGGGCAGACACAAAACCGCGATGTCGACGGAAGCGAGAATGTCGCGTTTCGCGGCGGCGTCCTTGCGCGTCTCGGGCGGGAGCGAGACGAGCGAAATGTCCTTGCGTCCGGCGAGCCGGTCGCGGATTTCGAGCCCGGTGGTGCCGGCGTCGCCGTCGATGAAGATCTTCGTTCTCGTCGTCATGGCCCGCATCTAATCGATTTGGACCAGGATAAAAAGATTGTCGCGAAATCCATGGGCGTTATCCATGGGCGTTTTGACCCGAGCGGCGCTGCGTCCTATAGCGCGGCGGGACGCATCCGCCGCAATCCGGGCGAAGCGCAGTCAAAAGTGGAGCCAATGGTCGACAGTCCGTGCATAAAGATCTGCGAACTCAATGGCGACGGCGTGTGCGTCGGCTGCGGCCGCACGCGCGCCGAGATCGCCGGCTGGATATCGATGGCAGATGCGCAAAAAGCCCAGGTCGTCGAGTTGGCGGAAAAGCGCAAACGCGCTTGGAGCGCCAGCCACAAAGGCGATTGTCTAATCGCGTCCAGCGAGTAGGGCCTGACGGCGACGTTCTGGGCTCTATATTGATTTTCAGGAAATGAGTTTTGACCGCCTCCAGGAGGAGGGGAGATTATGGCGAAACAGGTAACGGAAACAGACGGCGCGCTGAGAGCGTTCGCGCTGCGATTTTTGGATTCGGTCTACAACGTCTCGGTCTATTCGGTGATCGGATACAGCGCGCTGTTGGCTGTGTTCGCGGTCATCGGCCTGGCGATCTTCATGAAAATTATTTACGTGCCAGAATTTCATCCCTGGTAGCCGCGCTCATTGCCCAAGCGCCTGCTCATCGTCGCGCATGCGCCGTCGCGCAATACCGAGCGGCTGCGGGACGCGGTCGCCGCCGGCGCGCGGGCGCCCGAGATCGAGGGCGTCGAGGTCGAGACGCTCAGCCCTTTCGCGGCGACGCCCGAGCATGTTCTCGCCGCTCAGGCGGTCATTCTCGGAACCACCGAAAATCTCGGCTACATGAGCGGGGCGCTCAAGGACTTCTTTGATCGTTGCTATTACCCCTTGTTGGAGCGCACGCAGGGCCTGCCTTACGCGCTCTACATTCGCGCCGGACACGACGGAACAGGAACGCGGCGCGGCGTCGAGACGATCGTGACCGGCCTGCGCTGGCGCGCGGTTCGCGAGCCGCTCATCTGCCGGGGCGAATGGCGCGAGGACTTCGTCGAGGAATGCCGTGAACTAGGGATGCTCGTCGCGGCAGGCCTCGACGTCGGGGCCATTTGAGCCGATCAAGCCATCGTCTATAGCAACCGCGCGGGCCGCAGGCCGGCGCGACGATGGTCCGGCAGGGCGAATGCAGCGAAGCGACGATTTTCTCGGCCATCCGCGTGGGCTCGGTTTTCTCTTCGCTTCCGAAATGTGGGAGCGGTTTTCCTATTACGGGATGCGGGCGCTTCTCGTCCTCTACATGGTCGACTATCTGCTGACGCCAGAGCGCATGGACGCGGCGCTCGGGCTAGACGCCTTGAAGCGCGGGCTCGAGACGATTTCCGGTCCGCTCGGCCCGCAGCCTTTCGCCTCGCAAATCTACGGTCTCTACACCGGCCTCGTTTATCTCGCGCCGATTCTGGGCGGGGCGATCGCCGATCGTTGGTTGGGGCGCACACGCACGATCGTCATCGGCGCGGCGTTGATGGCCATCGGCCATTTCATGATGGCTTACGATCGCCTGTTTCTGATCGCGCTGCTTTGCATCGCGCTGGGCTGCGGCGGCTTCAAGCCGAACATCTCCGTCCAGGTCGGAGAGCTTTATGCGCCGACCGACGCCCGTCGCGACCGCGCCTATTCGATTTTTTATGTCGGCATCAATATCGGCGCGTTCTTCGCGCCGCTGGTTTGCGGAACGGTCGGGGAGACGATCGGCTGGCATTATGGCTTCGCCTGCGCCGGCGTCGGCATGGCGATCGGCCTCGCGACGTATGTGATGGGCCTTCCGAGTCTGCCGCCCGAGCCGATGCGCGGCCAGTGGCGCGCCCCGACGGCGCAGGCGCGCGCGCAGTTTCGCCGGTCATTCACCATCCTGATGCTGCTCTTTGCGCCTTCCGCGCTGTTCTGGGCCGCCTTCGAGCAGCAGGGCAACACGATCGCGCTGTGGGCGGCGCAGTCCACCGACCGCAGCGTCGATGTTTTCGGATGGCGCGCTGAAATTCCGGTGACATGGTTCCAGGCCTTCAATCCGCTGATGATCTTTCTCTTCACGCCGCCGCTCGTCTCTTTTTGGAGCCGGCTTTCTCGGGCTGGGCGCGAACCCTCGACGATCAGTAAAATGTCGCTTGGCTGTCTCGGCGTCGCTGTGAGCTACGGCGTTATGGCGTTCGCGGCCTGGACGAGCGACGGCGGCGCAGCGAGCTGGCTTTGGCTCCTCGCCTTTTTTGCCGTCATCACCGTCTCGGAGCTGCACTTTTCTCCGATCGCTCTGTCGCTCGTATCGCATGTCGCGCCGGAAGGCTCGCGCTCGGCGCTGATGGGCGTGTGGTTCACATCGATGTTTCTCGGCAATCTCCTGGCGGGATGGCTCGGCAGTTTGTGGTCGAGCGTCGCCAGCGTGTATTTCTTCCTGCTGATGGGCGCGCTCGGCGTCGTCGGCGCGCTGATCGTCGAGGCTGCGCGGCGACCGCTTGGCGGCCTCGTGTCTTCCCGCTAGAGCAGGTTCGCGACTGCGGACGCGACGACGCCACGCGCGCGGACAATCGAGAAATTTGCATGCATGTGCGCCAAAACTTCCCCCAAGTGAGAGCGCCAGCGCCCAAACAGATCGCGGCCGCCGTGATTGGGAATGCGCTGGAATGGTACGATTTCGTCGTCTACGGCTTTTTTGCTTCCGTTCTGGCGCAGGCGTTTTTTCCAAGCCGAGATGAAACAGCCTCTCTCTTGCTGGCGCTCGCGACCTTTGGCGCGGGCTTCTGCACGCGGCCGCTCGGCGGCCTCTTCTTCGGATTTTACGCGGATCGCAAAGGGCGAAAGGCGGCGCTGCAACTCATCATGTTCGTGATGACCGTCGCGATCGCCGTCATCGCCTTCGCTCCGACCTATGCGACGATCGGCCTCTTCGCCCCCATGCTCATCGTGATCGGCCGATTGCTGCAGGGCTTTGCGACCGGCGGAGAATTCGCCAGTTCGACCGCATTTCTGATCGAAGTCGCGCCCGCCGGTCGGCGTGGAGTCTACGGTTCTCTGCAGATGGTCGGGCAGGGCCTGTCGATCCTGCTCGGGACGCTCGCCGGCATGCTCGTGGCTGGCGTCTTTTCCGCTGAAGCGCTGCACGACTGGGCCTGGC
Above is a genomic segment from Methylocystis rosea containing:
- a CDS encoding transglycosylase SLT domain-containing protein → MTVTVTNAPPPSKDEKAASPRSGRQSKASPQATLPGLLLDQSCSPLLRALCVATLLSVLAVLAMTAERDETRRPERTARAARARVAASPLTTLATLTQSADDDTALDSDFSLEQAALTWSHRLGSDDAFDTPGVMRFGSVKVQQSIVERVVKAAQTTEMDPALLMAIADKESNFSSTAKARTSSASGLFQFVEKTWLKAMKTFGWRHGHGETAAVIASDDSARVSGQKRAQILGLRNDPYLSAVLAAEMLKKDSTRIAEKIGRPLTRGETYLIHFLGPDDAERFMRTMDEAPHTSAASLLPRPARANRPIFYEQQGRRLKVRSVQEVHEAFETMMDKRTSRYEDVAAKLPGGATAYAE
- the argC gene encoding N-acetyl-gamma-glutamyl-phosphate reductase, encoding MTTRTKIFIDGDAGTTGLEIRDRLAGRKDISLVSLPPETRKDAAAKRDILASVDIAVLCLPDDAARETVALCDALGDESPRLLDASTAHRVAEGWVYGFAELCKGQAAAIARARRVANVGCYATGAIALIRPLVDAGLIRSDQPLTINAISGYSGGGRQMIEAYERGEAPAFELYALGLEHKHVPEIMAYSQLSERPLFVPSVGNFRQGMLVSIPLALDALPGKPKAEDFEAAYAGHYAEAKHVRLAAAPTSGKLDPLALNGADDMEVFVIGNEARRHALLIARLDNLGKGAAGAAVQNLDLMMGKTAVVSA
- a CDS encoding DUF1289 domain-containing protein, whose translation is MGVIHGRFDPSGAASYSAAGRIRRNPGEAQSKVEPMVDSPCIKICELNGDGVCVGCGRTRAEIAGWISMADAQKAQVVELAEKRKRAWSASHKGDCLIASSE
- a CDS encoding flavodoxin family protein; the protein is MPKRLLIVAHAPSRNTERLRDAVAAGARAPEIEGVEVETLSPFAATPEHVLAAQAVILGTTENLGYMSGALKDFFDRCYYPLLERTQGLPYALYIRAGHDGTGTRRGVETIVTGLRWRAVREPLICRGEWREDFVEECRELGMLVAAGLDVGAI
- a CDS encoding peptide MFS transporter, encoding MQRSDDFLGHPRGLGFLFASEMWERFSYYGMRALLVLYMVDYLLTPERMDAALGLDALKRGLETISGPLGPQPFASQIYGLYTGLVYLAPILGGAIADRWLGRTRTIVIGAALMAIGHFMMAYDRLFLIALLCIALGCGGFKPNISVQVGELYAPTDARRDRAYSIFYVGINIGAFFAPLVCGTVGETIGWHYGFACAGVGMAIGLATYVMGLPSLPPEPMRGQWRAPTAQARAQFRRSFTILMLLFAPSALFWAAFEQQGNTIALWAAQSTDRSVDVFGWRAEIPVTWFQAFNPLMIFLFTPPLVSFWSRLSRAGREPSTISKMSLGCLGVAVSYGVMAFAAWTSDGGAASWLWLLAFFAVITVSELHFSPIALSLVSHVAPEGSRSALMGVWFTSMFLGNLLAGWLGSLWSSVASVYFFLLMGALGVVGALIVEAARRPLGGLVSSR